In Setaria viridis chromosome 5, Setaria_viridis_v4.0, whole genome shotgun sequence, the genomic stretch ATGGATGAGATTTTCTAACAACCGTGCTTGCCGCGCGGTGGGAGAGCCCTCTCCGAATAGCGCGTGATACCTGGCGGTGATCCGACCTGCGCGGGCGATGTGGGGCTAATTTGCGTATGAGCGCGCAGCAGAATTCGGTGTCTCGCGCCCGTGGTTCCCGGCCGACGAGGCGCACGaccggcgcagcggcggcgcccctgGGGTTGGAGCGTCAAACCGGGTGGTGCAAGCGAGGCGCACGGTTGGAGAATTGGAGTTGAGTGGGAGCAGGCACTGGCACCGTGGGACGTGTCGGAGTTGGGTGCCGGATGGCGGGCTGCCTCTCGGTGGTTGTCGTTGGCCGCGCCGCACCGGGAAGTACCATCGGCGCGCGCGGTGGAGCTCCGGCGGCCTGCGGAGCTGAGCAGGCAGGCGCCGGCCGGGTTCTAGAACCTACTACTACCTTGAACGTCGGATTATAGTAGGTTCGGCCCATATTCCTCCGACATTTAGCAGCCCAACTTCATTATGTGGTTGGCCCTGGGCCTTGTTGCTGCTTTCGACACGGACAATGGGCCGAAACTCGAAGGACGATGAAGTTCTAATGCCTTGTGGTCTTGTTTTGACAGATCAATATGGAGGGCAAAGTGGTCATCTGAACGTATTCGATTTTTTTCCCCAGATGAATTCGATTTCAAGTGACAAAGAAAGTGAAGCAAGGTTCCGGAGAAGCCCGGAGCCCCTACCAAACGACGCCAAGTAATGTATAAACAGTATTAACCGGAACTGGAAAGATTACGTCACGCCACTTAGTGCCGCTGTCATTCTAGCAGCAAATCAAGCTCCCTTTGGCATGGCTTTTCCAATAGATTCTCCATCAGCTTGTGAAGAAATCGTGCCAAACACCTCACCTGAAAATGGTTTCACTACTGAAGCTCATTAAAACTCACTAACTGGAGCCATTTGAGGTAGCGGGAGCCAAAAAAATTAGCTCCCTGCAGCTCCTCCTGATCTTTTACCACTCTTGTCCTTGATGGGGCCGGAGCGAGGAGGCCAGCAGCAGGAGATGAGGGCAGAGGTAGCCGGcagaggcgacggcggcgcggccgaggtGAACGGCGGAGGTAGAGGTAAAGGAGGTTGGGGTGACGGCGAGCGGAGGGCCACGGCGGCAACGGGGGAGTAGGCACGCGCGTGGGGCACTGGCGGCGTGGGGAGGAAATAAGGCCGGAGGGCGCCAGCGGTGTGGGGAGGAAACGAGGCTGGAGGCCGCCGACAGCGGGGAGATTGGCGTGGTGGGGCTGGAGGGCCCGGGCGCAGTGGggctggacggcggcgctgaCGTGGAGCAAAGGAGCGGACGACAGCAGCGTTGGTGTGGAGACGGAGCGAATGGATAAAGAACGGtgggaagaaaaataaaagaggaaggaaaggaaaaaaagaaggaaaagagatataggaagaaaagaggaaaaaaactaAGGGTAGTTTGGACATTTCATATTATTGCACATTTTAAACAAacaggagaagccgttttgccaaatattttttCCAATCGAACGAGTCAGAGCTAAAAAAACCGCTCCATCAAAGAAGCCACAGCCGAAGCCATTTCAGCCGCAACCACAACCCTGCCAAACGAGCCCTCGATGATAAGACAAAAATGCATCTTTATGCTCAACCGAGACAAATGTGCACTGCTTGCACAAGTGATCTTGCCGTTGAAATGGCTATACCAAGTAACGAACCACTTCACAAAGCACGCTGACCTATATGCAACTGCCAGTGGCTTCCCCTACTGCTGGCGCAGGTGGTTGAGCGCCTGCTGGAGCGTCGGCGCGAAGCGCGTGACGTTGATCCGGACGTTTTGCTTGGCGAGGTAGAGCTCGAAGACCTGTGTCCACCCGCTGCGGTGGACGGAGTCGGGGTCCTTCACCGCCGGGTGCTCCGACCCCAGCGTCTCCATCAGCGAGCTCTCCTCCGCGCTCACGCTGTAGTCGAGGTAGCGCAGCCCCATGTCCGCCACGGGCTCCGCGAACTCCGCCCGCGCGATGTGCTCCATCTTCCCGTACGGCACCACCTGGACCAGCACCCCTCCCGGCGGCAGAAACACCGCGTTCGTCAGCCCGGCGCCGTGCAGACCCACCACCACGTCGAACGAGTTCACCAGCCGCGCCTGCTCCGCCTCCGGCGTGTCGCCGCGCAGCTCCGCCACGGCAACCTcgaaccccgccgcctccgccgcccgcgccacctCCGGCTCGTTCAGGATCCGCCGGTAGTGACCCCGGTGGATCAGCATCAGACGCGGCTTCCTCCCCGGCTCCTGGGCGAGGctgacggcggcgccgcgcgggagCGCGTAGGTGTCGCGCAGGAACCGGGTGAAGTCGGGCATGGCGAGGCGGTGGTCACCCGGCACCAGCTCGGGGACGATGCTGAACTCCTTATCGAGGCGGACCCCCACCGTGACGTGCGGGAAGCACCGCACCTGCTCGTCGGCGTCCATGTCGACGTAGTCGTACTTGGAAAGCCCCCGGAGGAA encodes the following:
- the LOC117855416 gene encoding beta-1,2-xylosyltransferase XYXT1 isoform X2 — translated: MCNKRPASEASKPAAAQSGAQRRKEVAMRGGEVKPGKSQKGSAQKHLNAGFVVAGLLMFLIYLVAQHFAVSAPHVVITEAQEIMDNIKAPGETVVITELQEIMHNIKAPSEIENNGKVECKMEGRSDTCEVDGDVRTNGTALSVTLVPATRSSERREWMIRPYSRRFASLRKVAVTQLQDPGAAPPCTVTHDTPAVLFAIGGYAGNYWHDYADILVPLFVASRRYGGEVMFLISNIQFQPRWLVKYRDFLRGLSKYDYVDMDADEQVRCFPHVTVGVRLDKEFSIVPELVPGDHRLAMPDFTRFLRDTYALPRGAAVSLAQEPGRKPRLMLIHRGHYRRILNEPEVARAAEAAGFEVAVAELRGDTPEAEQARLVNSFDVVVGLHGAGLTNAVFLPPGGVLVQVVPYGKMEHIARAEFAEPVADMGLRYLDYSVSAEESSLMETLGSEHPAVKDPDSVHRSGWTQVFELYLAKQNVRINVTRFAPTLQQALNHLRQQ
- the LOC117855416 gene encoding beta-1,2-xylosyltransferase XYXT1 isoform X1; translation: MCNKRPASEASKPAAAQSGAQRRKEVAMRGGEVKPGKSQKGSAQKHLNAGFVVAGLLMFLIYLVAQHFAVSAPHVVITEAQEIMDNIKAPGETVVITELQEIMHNIKAPSEIAENNGKVECKMEGRSDTCEVDGDVRTNGTALSVTLVPATRSSERREWMIRPYSRRFASLRKVAVTQLQDPGAAPPCTVTHDTPAVLFAIGGYAGNYWHDYADILVPLFVASRRYGGEVMFLISNIQFQPRWLVKYRDFLRGLSKYDYVDMDADEQVRCFPHVTVGVRLDKEFSIVPELVPGDHRLAMPDFTRFLRDTYALPRGAAVSLAQEPGRKPRLMLIHRGHYRRILNEPEVARAAEAAGFEVAVAELRGDTPEAEQARLVNSFDVVVGLHGAGLTNAVFLPPGGVLVQVVPYGKMEHIARAEFAEPVADMGLRYLDYSVSAEESSLMETLGSEHPAVKDPDSVHRSGWTQVFELYLAKQNVRINVTRFAPTLQQALNHLRQQ